One Chloroflexota bacterium genomic window, GTCGCAGTATCCTTCATCGCGACCCGACCAGGCTTCGCCGTCTCGCTTTTCCCACGTTCCGTCGCCGCGATCATCTTCATTGGGCGTGCCGTATGTGATGAGCACGAAATACGGTGCGCCATCGTTGTACAAAAACAGATGTCCGCGGTCAAAGCGCTGCTCATTGAAGCCGATCTGCGTCGAATCCAGTTGTTGGGGCGTCCGCGGGCAGCCGATTTCGTTCACGTGAGCCCGCCAGGTCGCGTAGAACGTCCCGCTCGTTGAGACATTGAACTGGCAATTGGCGTTGGGCCCTGGGTTGCGCGTAGCCGTGGGTGCCGCGGTCGGCGTGCTGGTGGGCGTCTCCGTGACGTCTACAGCAACCGTCGTAGGTGTCGCCGGATTCGTCGGCCGAACTGGTTGGGCAGTTGCCGCGCCGGAGGGCGGGGCTGCCGATGCGCGCACCACAGTGGCCGTCGGCGATGGGGGCGGTGGCGGGGGCGAGGGAAGGCCGATGAACATTAAAAAGAACAACACTGCGACGCCTACGGCTACCATCGGCCAACCAAGCGACGACGATGCGGGGGCCCGTGTCGACAGGGCGCGCTGAAATGCGGATACATGCTGGAATCGTTCGCGCGGGTTCAGACGCAACGCGTGCAGGATGGCGCGTTCAGTGCCGGGGCTGATCGAGGGATCATAGAGGCGCGGCCGCGGCAGCGGCGCGCCCCGCAGCCGCAACTGCGCGTCAACCGGGTCGTGACTGGTCAGCAGGAAATACAGGGTTGCGCCCAGGGAATAGATATCCGAGCGCGGCGTAGTGCCGCCGCCGAATTGTTCCGGCGGAGCAAAGCCCGGGGTCCCGCCGTGCGCCCCAAGCATCGTGGCCTGGCCGGTGGTCTGGATCTTGGCAATGCCAAAATCCACCAGGACGGCGCGCCCCTGCGGCGTAACCCGTATATTGGCCGGTTTGATGTCGCGATGGATGACCCGGTTCGCGTGCAGGTAGGCCACGGCGTCCATGATTTGGCGCATCCACCCCAGGACCTGAGTTTCCGGCAGGTGTCGAACCCGGCTCACGAGGACATTAAGGTCTTCACCGTCGACAAAATCCATCACGAGGTACTGGGTCCCCGCCGTTAGGAAATGGGCGCTGACGCGCGGCAGGTTCGGGTGCTGAAGCCTGGCCAGGATATTCGCTTCGATTTGAAACTGCTTGATCCCGGCCAGGCTGGCGATCCGATTCTCCTTGACAGCCACGCGCCGATTACCGTCGCCCATGTCCGCGGCAAGGTATACCGCGCCCATGCCGCCGTGTCCGAGCAGACCCATAATGCGATACCGCGATAACAACACAGTACCTGGAGCAAGCATAGCGTTGGTCCTAACTCATCACGCTGGCGATGGCCTGGCGTAAGTTCTCTATCGATCTCAACATCGTGTCATGCCCATGGCCTCGCCTGCCATAGTGTGTGACCGCGGCGAATCGATGGTTCAATCACGAAGCCGCTCTAGTTCGACGGGCATGGCTTTTCCTGAATATTGACGAAGATGACCCATCCGCCACCCGGGAACGATACCAGCCGTTCGCGCGATTCATAGTCTTTCATGCTGATGAGCCAGTCGGCTGCACCGTTCAAGCCGTGATAATTGAAATCTCCGCTGGGCACCGTTAGCGCAAACACATCGGGTCCGCCCGCTCTGGGCCGGACTTTTACCAACATCCCAGCGACACCTTTGCCGGTTCGGTCGAGCACCTTGCCTTCGATATAGATAACGCCTGGGCGCTCGGCCTGCCCGACGACCTCCGGGACGAAACAGTAATGCGGGGTCGGCGTCGGTACGGGCCGCGGCGTGCTTGTTGGACTGGGTGTGGGCGTAGGTGTAGCGCACGCAGCGCGCACCTCCGCGAGCATGGTCGTCGCCACACCCACGTCGATACTGCTGATCGCCGCCGCTTTCACCAGCCATACGACGGTTTCCGTGCAACGATGCTCCTGCCAGGTGTCTTTGGCGGCATTGACATAGCTGTTGAACAACAACGCAGGCAGGTTAGGCTGGTAGCCTGGAGTTGCCGCGTACAAGTTCGCGAATTTATCCGACGCGGCGGTCCATTGCCGCCCGTCATACGCTTTCTGCGCGTCGACAAACAGAACGGCCTGCTGGCGTTGCACAGCGACGGCGGCATCGTTGGGACGCAATGCGAGTGCTTCATTAAAGTATGCCACCGCGCTTATCACGGTTCCGCTCTGGACGAGTTCCACGGCGCGACTGGCGTTGGCGCCGTACAGTTTCTCGTTCAGTCCCGGATAGCTTGGATCCGATTTCTTCACACGACCCCATTGCTCCAAGGCGCCCACAAAATCGCCGTCGTCAAACCGCCGCTGGCCGGCGGCAAATACCGCGGGCAATTGCTCCTTGTCGGCAACGAGCCCGAGACCGGCGACGGCGTCTGCATTGGCCGAATCGCAGTCGAGCACCGCTTGGTAGGCGCGCCGGGCGTCATCATATTTCCGGTTGTCCACGTATTGCTGTGCTTGCACCAACTTAATGACGCCGATCTGTTTGCACTGTTGTTGCTGGTTGAACATCACAGCCGACACCGCTACCACGGCCACCATCAGAATGCCCAGTAATGCCCACGCGAGCCACAGCCCCGGCCGGGGCGGGTGCGGTTTTCCGTTCAACGCGGATGCGCCACGCCCGGAGGCCACGGCCTTGGCCCTGAACTCGTCCACGATAGTGGCGATCGATTGGGTGCGCTTAGAAGGTTCCGGCGCTATGGCCGATTGGACCGCTCGTCGGCGACTTTCAGTCCACGCGATCTCGCGCGGAACCTGTATGGGAGATTCAGCGTTGCCCGTGCGTGCGGCAAAGGCGGGCCCCATAGATAGATGAATCGCCAGAACGCCGAGCGCGAAAATATCGCCAGTAGTCGTGGCCGGTTGCCCGGTACGCCGTTCCGGCGGCAGATAGGCGCCGTTGACGCCGGGCATCGATTCGGGTGCGCTGGCGATGCGTGCAAAGACCAGATCGTCCAACAGAACGGCACCGCCCGGCGCCAGCAGCAAATTGTTCGGTGTCAGGCGTCCGTAGGCAATCCCGCGGGCGTGCAGACTTTCCAACGCATGCGCCACGGCCGCCAGCATGTTCGCCGCCTCTTCCGCCGTGAGGGTGGACTCGAGGCGATCCGCCAACGCGCCGCCCTCGATGTATTTTTCGACCAGCAAACACGTATCGTCCAGAATTGTCGCTTCATAGACCGGCGCCACGACCGGGCTATCCATCTGCGCCACGAACTTCGCGGCTTGTGTGAATTGCGACGCTATATCCGGATCGGCCGGCGGGATCGGCAACGTTTTTACGACGACCTTGCGCGACAGGCTGGGCTGCTCGGCCACATAACTTACGGTACTGCGCCCACGGCCCAGGACGCCGATAATCGTGTACTGGCCGACGATTTGGCCGGCTGAAAATTCTTTCATGCGCGGCCCCTATTTCGTGCAGCTTTGCGTTTCGAGTTTCACAGTGATTTCCATAGCCGTGTAGTCATGTCCCGGACCGGTGCGCGGGTCAATGCCAAAATCAAGATCGTCGCCGGCGTTCACGGCGAGAGCGGCTACCTCCGCATTGCGCACGCCGATGGTATCGAGCGCTCTGATTGGCGCCGACCACGGGTACGCGCCTTTGTAGCGCAAATAGACCGTCACGCCGTCGCCCGGGTTGTAGGGATCCTCGACGTCCAGCTTATATGCGCTGACGTAGATGTGCACGCGCCCGGTCGCCGGGCTTCGCCACCGGCGAATGATGTCTTTGCTGTTGGAACTCGACGGGAAACCAGGATGCGCGCCCAGCTCTTCCATGCGTACCCACTGGTGAAACGTGTACCACGTTCGCGTTTCTTCATTCCAGAAATTGATCGGCTCCAGCGCCGTGCTGTTGCCGACTACGGTTATGAGGTAGAACCAGCCGTTTTTCCCCTGCGTGCCGCTGAAACCGGACCGCGAGTTGGCAATCGTCGCGAGGCTAATCTGCTTCTGCCCGGCCAACTGGTTCTGAAGTTCCGCAAGTTCGGCGTTGGTTGGATTGAGCACGGTCGCTTTGGCCAGGCGGTCCTCCACCTGCGGCAGACTCGCACATTGGTTGCCGGCCAATAGGCTGCGAGCATCCCCGACGTATGCTTGATAAAGCTCGGCGCGGCCGCCCGTCAGCGCACTGCGAATTTCCGGATTATCCGGCACGACGCGATCGGCGCGCTCGAAGTCTTCGACCGCGCGTTCAAGCGCGTCGATACCTGCGCCGCTCTTTGTCTGGCGTCCACGCTGGACGTAGGATTGTGCCAGGCGCGGCTTCGCCCGTGGCAGGCGATCAGCTATCGAGGACAACACAGCTATGGCCCGATCCCACTGACCCGCGCTAAAGGCGTCGAGCCCCTTGCGATAGTCTGCCGCCAGACGCTGCAGGGCACGCGCCTCAGAATCCTCGCTTCGTCCCGGCAGCGACAACGCGCCATCGAAGCGGGCGAGCGCAAGATCTACTTCATCCGCGTACAAGCGAAGGCGGCCGCACTCGACGCCGGCGCGAAAGACATTGGCCGTGCTGATTTCCGGCCGGTTGCGAACGCTATCGTACCGGTCGATCGCCTCGCAGTAGCGGCCATCGGCCAGATCGCGATCGGCGGTGCGAATGGCCGCCTGTGACTCGATCGCCAATCGCGCCGCATCACGGCGGGCGGCGGCATCTTTGTAGCTCGGATCGAACGCCAGTGCCTTGTCGAATTCGATGAGCGCCAGTTGCGGTGTGTCCGCATTCGCATAGACGATACCTTGCTGGTATGCCGCTTCTGCCTGCAATGTCAGGGTGCCGTTGCGAGCTACGGCATACGCCAGAGCGATTACGACGACAACCGCTGCGGCGGCAGCGATCCACCATGCCGGGAACGGGCGCGGCTTCGGCGCAACCGGTGGGATGCGTTCCACTGACGGCTTCGGCTCCGGAACGGCAAGGTTGCCGGCCAGGCCGGATTGCCAGGCATCCCAAAATTCCCGCACATTTTGGAAGCGATCTTCCGGGCGCTTAGCCAGGGCGCGTGTGACTACATATTCGATCTGGTCGCTGAGATCGCCACGTCTTTTCCGCAAACTCGGCACCGGCGCCGAGGCGTGCAGCTCCAGTGTTTGCCACGCGGTTGCGCCATGGAACGGCGTCGCGCCAGAAAGCATCTCATACAGCATGACGCCTAGTGCGTAGACGTCACTGCGCGCATCCACGACGGAGCCGCCTGCTTGCTCGGGCGACATGTACTCGGGCGTTCCCACCAGTACCCCGGTGCGGGTCAGCAACTGCTTGTCGTTGCCCGCGTGGCTTCCGAGGATGAGCGTGCTCTCGCCGCCCAGGATCTTGGCGATGCCAAAATCCGCCAGCAAGATGTGGGCGTCCGGTTTCGTGTACAGGACATTGGACGGTTTCAAGTCGCGATGGACGATGGCAGGATCATGCTCGTGGGCAGCCGCCAGCGCGTCGGTCAACACACACAGCACATTAGTCGCGAAGTCGAGCGGCATCGCTTTGCCATGAATCCGATCGTAAAGCGTGCCGCCCTCCGCCAGCGGAAGCACCATGAACAGCAGGTCGTCCGCCTGGCCATAATCGAGCACCTGCAAGATATGGGGGTGTTGGAGACCGGCGATGATGCGCGCCTCCTGCTGGAAGCGCATGGCGATTGACACGTCGCTGCCCGCACGCAGAATCTTGATCGCAACCTGGCGCTCCAGTTGCAGGTCGCGTGCGCGATAGAGAACACCCATGCCGCCTTGCCCGATCTGCGCCGCGAGGCGGTAACGGTTCTTGAGGATGCGGCCTATCATTGTGCGCTACTCATGTCGTGAATAGCCTCGTACGCTCGTCATAATAGTTTGACCCTGCCGCCGGGCGGCAGCGTCACCCCCGCCGGATTACCCAACCGGCGCCGGCGGCAGCCGATCGAGCAGCCCCTGGATTGATGCATTCTTCTCGAAGCGCAGGCTGGCGGCCAGGCACGAGCGCGCCAGGTCATATGAGTGAATCTCGAAAAACCGCGC contains:
- a CDS encoding serine/threonine protein kinase, whose product is MGLLGHGGMGAVYLAADMGDGNRRVAVKENRIASLAGIKQFQIEANILARLQHPNLPRVSAHFLTAGTQYLVMDFVDGEDLNVLVSRVRHLPETQVLGWMRQIMDAVAYLHANRVIHRDIKPANIRVTPQGRAVLVDFGIAKIQTTGQATMLGAHGGTPGFAPPEQFGGGTTPRSDIYSLGATLYFLLTSHDPVDAQLRLRGAPLPRPRLYDPSISPGTERAILHALRLNPRERFQHVSAFQRALSTRAPASSSLGWPMVAVGVAVLFFLMFIGLPSPPPPPPSPTATVVRASAAPPSGAATAQPVRPTNPATPTTVAVDVTETPTSTPTAAPTATRNPGPNANCQFNVSTSGTFYATWRAHVNEIGCPRTPQQLDSTQIGFNEQRFDRGHLFLYNDGAPYFVLITYGTPNEDDRGDGTWEKRDGEAWSGRDEGYCDEANPDPPKNYPVYDIFAKVFCLDKPVQFRLGWGREYDSRKQLQLFGKGNIQKMQLQFFQRGVILRDSDGETHRLVYVLRDNGTYTREPY
- a CDS encoding protein kinase; amino-acid sequence: MKEFSAGQIVGQYTIIGVLGRGRSTVSYVAEQPSLSRKVVVKTLPIPPADPDIASQFTQAAKFVAQMDSPVVAPVYEATILDDTCLLVEKYIEGGALADRLESTLTAEEAANMLAAVAHALESLHARGIAYGRLTPNNLLLAPGGAVLLDDLVFARIASAPESMPGVNGAYLPPERRTGQPATTTGDIFALGVLAIHLSMGPAFAARTGNAESPIQVPREIAWTESRRRAVQSAIAPEPSKRTQSIATIVDEFRAKAVASGRGASALNGKPHPPRPGLWLAWALLGILMVAVVAVSAVMFNQQQQCKQIGVIKLVQAQQYVDNRKYDDARRAYQAVLDCDSANADAVAGLGLVADKEQLPAVFAAGQRRFDDGDFVGALEQWGRVKKSDPSYPGLNEKLYGANASRAVELVQSGTVISAVAYFNEALALRPNDAAVAVQRQQAVLFVDAQKAYDGRQWTAASDKFANLYAATPGYQPNLPALLFNSYVNAAKDTWQEHRCTETVVWLVKAAAISSIDVGVATTMLAEVRAACATPTPTPSPTSTPRPVPTPTPHYCFVPEVVGQAERPGVIYIEGKVLDRTGKGVAGMLVKVRPRAGGPDVFALTVPSGDFNYHGLNGAADWLISMKDYESRERLVSFPGGGWVIFVNIQEKPCPSN
- a CDS encoding protein kinase, yielding MIGRILKNRYRLAAQIGQGGMGVLYRARDLQLERQVAIKILRAGSDVSIAMRFQQEARIIAGLQHPHILQVLDYGQADDLLFMVLPLAEGGTLYDRIHGKAMPLDFATNVLCVLTDALAAAHEHDPAIVHRDLKPSNVLYTKPDAHILLADFGIAKILGGESTLILGSHAGNDKQLLTRTGVLVGTPEYMSPEQAGGSVVDARSDVYALGVMLYEMLSGATPFHGATAWQTLELHASAPVPSLRKRRGDLSDQIEYVVTRALAKRPEDRFQNVREFWDAWQSGLAGNLAVPEPKPSVERIPPVAPKPRPFPAWWIAAAAAVVVVIALAYAVARNGTLTLQAEAAYQQGIVYANADTPQLALIEFDKALAFDPSYKDAAARRDAARLAIESQAAIRTADRDLADGRYCEAIDRYDSVRNRPEISTANVFRAGVECGRLRLYADEVDLALARFDGALSLPGRSEDSEARALQRLAADYRKGLDAFSAGQWDRAIAVLSSIADRLPRAKPRLAQSYVQRGRQTKSGAGIDALERAVEDFERADRVVPDNPEIRSALTGGRAELYQAYVGDARSLLAGNQCASLPQVEDRLAKATVLNPTNAELAELQNQLAGQKQISLATIANSRSGFSGTQGKNGWFYLITVVGNSTALEPINFWNEETRTWYTFHQWVRMEELGAHPGFPSSSNSKDIIRRWRSPATGRVHIYVSAYKLDVEDPYNPGDGVTVYLRYKGAYPWSAPIRALDTIGVRNAEVAALAVNAGDDLDFGIDPRTGPGHDYTAMEITVKLETQSCTK